A genomic segment from Cutaneotrichosporon cavernicola HIS019 DNA, chromosome: 7b encodes:
- the tmk1 gene encoding uncharacterized protein (Protein tyrosine kinase), whose translation MAAVQEKTTRGSSAAAPRKVRFNVGSEYQIVDVIGEGAYGVVVSAIHRPSNTRVAIKKIAPFDHSMFALRTLRELKLLKYFADEGVSENIITILDIIPPPSFEHFKEVYLVQELLETDLHRVIRTQDLSDDHCQYFIYQTCRALKALHSAEIIHRDLKPSNLLLNANCDLKVCDFGLARSTQTAFPNKEQGFMTEYVATRWYRAPEVMLSFRMYTKSIDVWSIGCILAEMLSGKPIFPGKDYHHQLSLILDVLGTPTIDEFYAITSRRSKEYIRTMSFRKKRAFETMYPKANPLAVDFLTKTLTFDPRKRYTVEQCLEHPYLDAYHDPEDEPTAKPLDQSFFDFDLYKDEISREQLRRMLYDEIVSFQRP comes from the exons ATGGCAGCTGTTCAAGAGAAGACGACCCGCGGGTCTAGTGCGGCTGCGCCACGTAAAGTCCGCTTCAATGTCG GCAGCGAGTACCAGATTGTGGACGTGATCGGAGAGGGCGCATATGGCGTCGTGGTTTCGGCGATCCACCGGCCATCCAACACGCGCGTGGCCATCAAGAAGATTGCCCCATTCGACCACTCAATGTTTGCACTCCGCACCCTCCGTGAACTCAAGCTGCTCAAGTACTTTGCCGATGAGGGTGTCAGCGAAAAC AtcatcaccatcctcgacaTTATCCCGCCACCATCCTTCGAGCACTTTAAAGAAG TGTACCTTGTGCAAGAACTGCTCGAAACggacctccaccgcgtcATTCGCACGCAGGACCTCAGCGACGACCACTGCCAGTACTTTATCTACCAGACGTGTCGAGCGCTCAAGGCCCTCCATTCTGCCGAGA TCATTCACCGTGACCTCAAGCCGTCCAACTTGCTGCTGAATGCCAACTGTGACCTGAAGGTGTGCGACTTTGGCCTCGCCCGCAGCACGCAGACCGCCTTCCCGAATAAGGAGCAGGGTTTCATGACCGAGT ATGTGGCGACTCGATGGTACCGTGCACCAGAGGTTATGCTTTCGTTTAGAATGTACACCAAG TCCATCGACGTGTGGTCCATCGGGtgcatcctcgccgagatgCTCAGCGGCAAGCCCATCTTCCCAGGGAAGGACTA ccaccaccagctctccctcatcctcgacgttCTCGGCACACCCACAATCGACGAGTTCTACGCCATCACCTCGCGTCGCTCCAAGGAGTACATCCGCACCATGTCGTTCCGCAAGAAGAGAGCCTTCGAGACCATGTACCCTAAAGCGAACCCACTCGCCGTCGATTTCCTCACCAAGACGCTCACCT tcgACCCACGCAAGCGGTATACTGTGGAGCAGTGCCTCGAGCACCCGTACCTGGACGCGTACCATGaccccgaggacgagccgacGGCCAAGCCATTGGATCAGTCGTTCTTCGACTTTGACCTGTACAAAGACGAGATTTcgcgcgagcagctgcgcAGAATGCTGTACGACGAGATAGTGTCGTTCCAGCGCCCGTAG